The genomic window CTGGAAGATGACCATGAAAAGCTCAGAACCCAAAACTCAAAGGCATGAGAGTGTATTTGGTTAAATACAATGACAAAGCTAGTGAAGCATATGAGCTACTTAAACATGCTAGAACAAACCCTGCCTGCACATCACAAGAAGGTCTCCTCCATAAATCGCATTGCAAGCTAGCACTGACTGGGCTGCCAGAGATAGTGTGCAAGAGAAAATGGGATGTGGTGGTCATCGATGGGCCAAGAGGAGACCAACCAGAGGCACCAGGGAGGATGGGGGCAATCTACACAGCTGCCATGATTGCAAGATCTGGTAAGACAACGGATGTTTTTGTTCATGACATAGATCGGATGATTGAGAAGTGGTACTCTTGGGAGTTCTTATGTCATGAAAATTTGGTTTCCTCCAAGGGAAACTTATGGCATTTTAGAATAAGAGGAAACTCCAGCTCTGCTAGGTTTTGCCCTGAGGCTGTACCTCAGATTCAGTagtttctgtttttctttttcacCTTGTAGATATGGAATAGTTATTGATTATGAAATCACATTtagatgcaattttttttttttttttttttttgacacgtATTGAGTATCTAAGACAGGGAAAAACTTGATCAGAGTGTTTATGGTTTTCACCATCATTTTGGATTTTTGGTcaaagatgagagaagtgaaagCTCAATTAGAGGAATATGAGCAAATCATACGTTCTTGCTATTCCTGACTTCCAAGTCTAGGTACCTCAAGAACAAGAATCTAAATCACCAAACCACAACTCCTTACCAGAGCAATAATGCTGTAAAAAGAAATGGTGAAAGCAGCAAATTTTTTTCCAGTATAACATTTCAGGAGCCAGCATAAAGTATAATAAGGAAAACAAGTTAAAGCTAATTGATCCATGTCATAATTTTGCATGATGGAAAAGCTTGATAGACAAAATTGTGAGCAGCTGGAGAAAGAAAGCTTTTCTAAGCAATGGTGTAGTGAAGCACTGTATTTATTAAATTTGATAAGGAGGTTGATTTCCATTCAAGATGTTTCACAGTCAAGGGCACATTTATAAACTGAAGCCTTCCTATGATTTTGAAAACAAAAAAATGGTGCAAAATGGCAACATATTTAAGGTACCAGACCTGGCAATTCCTATGTCCATCTGGCATCTGCATTAACATGAGGAGtgtatatctctctgtataaatatAAATGCATTTTAAACATGTTCATATGTTATCATGTATAAAACTTGATACTTTTTGCAAAGACCAGTAACATTTATATAACCATATGATGTAAAATAATTAGGTACAAGTTATTCCTATTGGGACTGCATCAGGATCAACAttgtcattaccataatcaaaaataaattacattgctATGATTTCCTCTAGCTCTAGACCACTAAGAGGAAACACTTGCTAGTTCCACTTGAACAGAATATAATATCTTTTTGAGGTAAGGGGATGCTCCACATAGCTACCCAACTTTATTCAAGAGCAGAATAGAACAGAGGATACAGTTACCAAGCAGAGTTATAGTTACATCCGGGCCGGAGTTACAGTTACAACAAATAGGGGAATAGTTACAGGAATGAAGCAGTCACGAAACCAGTAGAAACACAATCAATGAAGTACAAAACAGTCGGTGAATAAGGGTTGCCATGTCAAGCCAATGAGACCCACAACATCCATCATCTCCTACACTAGTTAAGATTCTAGAGCACCAAAGGAATCCTTTTGATCTTGGTCCAAATATTCCCAAAATCTGTTATTTCATTTTGTTTGTGTTACAGCAAGCATAAAAATAGGGCACACACAGATTCGTACAATCACataaaatagagaagagaagaaaaataaacacAGGATTTACGTGATTCGGCTGAAAAACCTACGTCCATAAGCAAgacacgagagaaaaatttcactatgatgaaaagagagatacaatcactcagaACTCTTCAAACCTTAGCcgcaatttgatttttcaaacctcTTTTACAAAACTACCGAGATTGACAGAAAGTATAATATTTATACTAGTCCGTACCGTAGGGGATGTTGTCCCCCGCACCTTCtaatgagatcagtggtgggcttCGGGCATGGGCCTATCGGCCCATGCCCTCCGCTACTACTACAGATCTCCCAAAAAATTTTGTTCAGGTCGCAATGCAGATTTTTCGGATTTGATCATAGTTCGAGCTCATAAAAATTATCCAAAATTCAAGCCGCAAAGAACAGACCAGTCTTGAAAAGATTGAATTGCTTCAAACCACTATTGAAGAAAGGGATTTGTGCTTTTCAAGGAACAATCTAGTGTTCCTCTCTCTCCAACAAGATCAAGCAATGCTCACCAGCAGCATTAGTATAATGCGGCCGATCTTCCTAGAAAAGTTTTGATGGATCCAATCTGTGCAAAGGTACTCGAAGGGTGCTTGAGGATATAAAACATTAAGCCGTGAGCAGAAATTTTTCCAAATGGTGCAAAAGATGGGGCAAGTAGAGAAGATATGATCAATAGTTTCAGTGCTTGTCCACAATTCAAACAAGGCCCGAGATATATCCAAGTTTGTTCCCTAGCTTTTTCCACCATGCGAGCCAAAGAAAGCACTTAATTTTGTGACGTATGCTGAGACTCCAAAGTGTTGGTGCAAAGCTGCAAGCAACCCCTCTGAGGTTCATGAATTTGTAGAGAGATGAAGTGGAAAACTCACCATTATTTTCAGGCTTCCAAATAACACAATCCTGCCCATTACGAATCTAGAAGAAGATCCGGTTCCAGAAGGCTAGGAGAGAGTTGACCACATCATGCCGGAGACTGGAACATCTTCTTGTAGGTCTCCAATAGAAGGAAAGATGAACCCTCTTGTAATAAGTTAGGTTGATTTCCTTTTTCCATAACCATGTCTCATTCAACAGCATCCTCCATCCCCATTTAGATAGCAGGGTGGTTGAGATCAGCAAATGGATATCTTTACCCTGAGGCCTTCTTCCTCCTCCTGCAGGCATACAGACTTCCAATTCACTTTGCAAGACAATCCACAGATTGAAGAAGAGCCAGACCAAAGGAAAGCTATGCAGAATCTGTCAATCCTTCTAATAACCCAAGATGGCAATTTGAAAAGTGACAAGTAGTAAATGGGTAAAGAAGTGAGCACAGAAGTGATCAAAGTGAGTCATCCAGCGAAGGATAAAAATTGCTCTTTCATAGGATAATCGGGACCAATCTCCCTTGTAGGTCCAAGAATTGCATATAATATCACGACCATAATCTTTCAAACTGCACATAACATCACCAATTAGATTATCTTGGTTATGGCAGTcatcttttatgaaaaaaatcgTGCTTCGATAAAAGTGTTCATGTATCAGAATAGGCATCAAACGTGTGCCCTCTGAATAACGCAAGTCAGCAAATCCTCTGAAGAACTTATGAGGAgatctaattcaaaaaaaattatggagaTTTGTTGGTTTATGCCAATTAATAAAGAAGCATTCAAATTCTCTCCATGCAAACTATATGTTGGGGCTCAGAATCATGTTTAAGAGCATCACATCcaaaatttttcagacaatatgataGTTATGAGTTTCCAATAGAGAATGAAATTTATGGGTCATGATAAGAAAGTTAATGATAAGTGGTTACCATCTTGAAACAGCTTGTCATTTCTAAATAATCAACAGAGGAAGTACATAGGTATAATACATAAACAAAGACAAGACCCTGTATCTCAAAGCATATCCAACATAATAAAATATCTTTATAGTGGACTAGGCACAAGTTCTACTTGTATAATTATGAAAGAGCCAAAGTTTGTGAATACTCCTGACAAATGCAAAGCCATGATCAAGTTTGTAAAGGTGCCTAGTTGTTGGATCCCTTAATTGCTGCAGAATTTTAGAGCTTGAACTCCATAATAATTTAGCTATGAATATAGTaactatttatttatatataattgttaATATGCCGATAaagaaatctataaaaaaaatttctttttccttagatttttttaaaattcaaataatagaAAACATAGAGTatccttatattttataaataacttTTTATTGCCAAATTTATGCTCCTGCATTATATGAAGTTGTTGCAATCCCAAGAGCAgttgaataaaataataaaagataaaaagataaaaactaGCACAACAAAAAAGAATTAATATGGTTCATCCAAAACACGCTTTATATCCACCGGAGAAGAGAGCGATCCACTTAGCTCTAGCATGTTTTATGAGAGAATTATACATAAAGATgaatacaagagaaatttgagaaGTACAAGAGAATACAATAAAACTAAATAAAAACACAAAAGCCGGAACAAACCTGGGGCTGATCTGAGCTCAAAATTTAATCAAGCTGAGCCATCCAATTCCTCTTTCCTTTTttaccttcttctttctctctcttcttctctcccatGTTTACTGCCACTCCACTGCAGAACACCCCTTTTCCTGCACCACTGTTCATAGAACACAAACACCTTTTATACTCGAAGTATTTACCTCTACTCCAACTAACCATACACAGATTAATAGGCCAAAGGACTTCTTGTCCTATTCCAAGTGATAAGCAAGTCCCCTACCTACTCACATGTTAATTTAGGGTTTCATAATTGAATAGGTGATCTCATATTGGCAATAGGAGCTATTTTTCTAACAGAAGTTTCCTAAATTTGAACACCAAATCAAATGGAATCCAAGCATTAGAATCATGCAAAACCAAAAGCaacaaaatttttcaataaatcaAAGTTGTTCATATGTGCTTACTTCTACTTAAGCATATTCCAATGAAAATTGTTCAAGCGTGATCTTTACCATCAAGAAGACCATCGAAGGACAAACCAGTGATCAATTAGCAGCACCAAGACTTTTTGAACGTTTTTCTTTTTTAAGGGAAAAGTGGAGGAAGTGAGAAACTTCCCCCACACTATAATAAATAAGAAATTTATGATGGATCCAAGATAGGATGTACAAGGAAAGGATACAATTATAGCAATGGAACAACTTGCTCAAAATAGCTTTATGGCTACATAAAGATTTCTTGAGCATAGATTACCCAAATAAGAGAGTCATACAAAGCCTATGCATGACCAAAGCTCCGTCATCCTTCTTTTCAATTCAAGATATTCTAGAGTTTCACTCATGCCATATATGCCATATAATGGATTCACCGATTGGATCCATCCCTTTCAGAATCTTGGCCGAATCAATTCTTCCTCCATGTAGTTTAGAAAGCTTGAAATTGGGAGGCATATCTCGAGCATTTAAGTATGAAAGAACAGATACCAGCATACTTGGGTGAAAGGGACAAAATGAATAGGTGGGAGACTATCTCTTCCTGAGCACCATGAAGAGAGCAGCTCGAAGAGATTCTCCACCGGTATGCAACTTATTTTCTTGAAGGCTAGCCATAAGAATACTTTCATCTTTTTTTAGCAATTTTGcttttcaaattaaattataaatcttaAAATGGAATGAGAATGGATGACTTCATTCCAACTATTTGATTAGGAGGATTCCATTCCGATTCTGGAGTAGTAGGAAATGGtccaatttatatagaactcaatccctgctctcattatggattcaaattttcattccaatttaattttgatttccaTTTCGATTCCAGTTACAAACCAAATGCTTCGTGGGATTTGACcatttcaattctaatccaaaccattccgattccgattcgaTCGTGAACTAAGCACCTTTATAGTAAGAGGCCACACTAAATTGAAGAGCCTGTCACTATTTGGTTTCCAAACCGGCACATCCATATCTCTAGTAGGTCGGGTAGCGGAGAGAATATCTATAAGTTCACTCAATTGGGTATCGTTTGGAGACGAGAGGGAACCatgataaattatgttttaacgCTCGCATCCCCCTCTTGAAACAGAGGCCAAAGGGATGGGTTCTATACAACTATCCTCCCaaaatctgttttttttttttttttcaccatttCCCAATTTGAAAGATGTACGATTCCAAAAAGCATCTAGATCCTTTAGATATCCTTCCAATGAGTGAATAGAATTGAATGGACAAGAGAGTGGCGATTCATTTCAGTAACGAAAACAAAGCTGAAACCTACACAGGTACCAAAATGGGTAAGAGAGCGGATTATTTCGTGCAAATCCACCGACGAGACCCGAAAAGAATCAAAAAGATCCAAACTTCTGGTGTTCTAAATCCAATTCCATCAGATTCTTTAAATAATTCATGGTTGCCAGTTGATCGAACGAAATGCTGCTGCGAATAGGATCAGGGAAGGGTAGACTTGGGGTTCGGTCACATACCTCGCAGAGACCATTTTTAGAATCCTTTTCGGTTCCGGCTCTCGGGTATGGAGCGATGAGGGATGGGGAGGTAAGGTGACCGAGAGTGCCTGGATCTCCTTGTTTTGGCTGTCCACCTGGCTTACCAGTACCAGAAGGGCTTATTCCCTGGACCACGCCCCAGTAGACCagccaaatcccacggtggataacacgccacattaaCCCTTACATTTCACAAATTCCCAATTGTGCGTTACCCACCGTGCACATGCTCCCAGATATGCGCTGGTCTACCTGGGCgtggtccaggcaataatttctcgCTGCTTAGCTTTGTCTGGAACGTGGAACCTTGCTCCACTTGGTAAACCGGATTTTGTTTACTTTTAACTAACGAGTTAGATTATAATCTCAAATGTCATGCTGGAAATTATCTGAGCCATCTCTCTACGAATTCTATGACACCCATTTTACTCACTTTTATGATTaatcatatattttaataaatacatTTTAATCAGAACAAATAAAAAATCCCATGCCTCTCAGGAATTAAAGTGtatttatcgattatattattaaaatagaaTAACTATAGTTTATCAATTTTTTTCCCTTTTGGATACGGAATGGGCCAAATGCTCAAAACAAAAACACAAACTGgcgaagaaaaaaaattgatgtctGACCCTATCAGCCCAGACTATAGGTCCTATTCTTTGGGGGTAGTGCAGCAACCGAGGTGCATTTAGAAAAACATACCAAGACCACAAAagcataaaaggataaatttgcaTCGTGAAGGAATTGAGGTGCTTAATTGGAGAAAATGAGGGTCCTGAATCAGAATAAAAATGAGTGACTCTCATTTTAATCATTTGATTGGGAGGAATTCTATTTAATTTTGCAGTGAAATACGAATAGCCCAATTTACATAGAActtaatccctactctcctctatggatttaaATTTCCTTTCCAATTCTGATTTCGAGTTTGATTTTAATCACGAATCAAGCACTTTGGAAGATTTagccattccaatttcgattctaaGCCATTCCGATTCCCATTTTAATTCCGATTCCAGTTGCAAATCAAGCACCCTCTTAAGGGGTATTTGGTTCACAActaaaatcggaatcggaatgaaaattgAAATGGATTAAAAAGGTGCTTGATTGGGGAGGAGTAAGGGTATGGAATCGGAATGAGAATGGGTGACTTATATTCTAACTGTTTAGTtgggaggagtctcattccgatttcgatttcgagATGGAATGAAAATGGCTTAATCTGCATAGAACTCAATCCGTACTctcttctatggattcaaattttcatttcgatttcaatttcgattACGAACCAAGCGCTTCGTGGGATTTGGTCATCCGATTCTGATTCTAAACCATTTCAATTCtaattccaattctgattccgattctggTCGCAAACCAAGCACCCCTTAAAATGAAATCAGAATGACCAATCTCCTGAAGCATTTGATTCATGATAGAATCAACATAAAAATATAGGAAATGCTTGGTTGAAGGAAGTGGAGGTCTGAAATCGAAATAATAATGGGTGACTCACATTCCAACCGTTTGCTTGAAAGGAGTcctattccgattccgattcagAATAGGAATGGCCTAATCTACATAAAACACAATCCCTACTCTCatctatggatttaaatttttattctaatcccAATTCCGATTCCAATTTCGGTTATGAACCAAGCGTTTTGGAGGATTTAGTCATTTTGATTcaaattccgatttcgatttcaagTCATTCCAACTctaatttcaatttcgattccgatcgCGAACCAAGCACCCTCTTGAATCCTTAAGGAAAAGTAAAGATTGAATTTTAAGCAAATTAAACCATTTccattccatccctgaattagaatagaactctttctaatcaaatggttggaatggaagTTACCCATTTCCATTCTAGGAGCATTTGGTTCGTAACCGGAATCATAATGGGACTGaaaatcggaatggcttggaatcaaaatcggaatgacGAAATCCTCcaaagcgtttggttcgtgaccggaatcgaaatcgaaattagaatgaaaaattgaatccatggAGGAAAGTAgcgattgagttctatatagattgacccattcccattccatctcaaaattagaatcggaatggaactcctcccaaccaaatagtTGGAATAGGAGTCATCCATTCTGATTCTCTACTCCCTCCAATCAAACATCCCCTTAGTTCCAAACCTCAACTCCCCCTCAAGCAAACACCCCTTAATAATGACAAAGGTTACTTAATATCAGCAAGCAAAGGATGAAAATGCACTGATGTGTTTATGTGAAGATCCGGAATTTACTTGACGGCAATCATTGAGCCACCTTCACATGCAATGCAAATGCACAATTGTTAGTAGGACTATAGCATGTGTGAACAAATATACGAACAatctataaaataattatttattttaatttttatgttattttttcttTGGTAAGATTAATTGTTATGTTATTATTGTTAACCTTTTGCCATGTCTCAAGCTACagctttcttgtttatttttgtTCCAACCTTTTCCATCCTTGCTTCATACAAATGAGTCTATAACCATATTTCAATAGTTTTACAAGTATTTTCCTAGTTCTAATAATTCAAATCTTTGGTGAATgttttgcaaatattttcttgaaTTCTGAATCTTTTTGTCTAGGTAAAACTTGTTCCCAAACCTCAAGCTTGTGACGATGCCATGGGACATCTTACCTATATTGCCGCACGCCATACTGATTCCGCGGGGGTTCAACCAGCTCAGTTTTCCGGCCATATATCATCCTAACAATCTAGCAAATATATcaaaatctaaatcttaatcttggCAGAAGTATCCATTAAGATATAGCATTTAATAAATAAAGCTTCTATGTGCTTGACAATAAACATCAGCCTCAATTCTTGATCAAGGAAAAACTAGCTTCACCAGCAGGATCCCAGCATGCATGTGGATGATAatgctggaaaagaaaccaaggTGAAGTTagttattgattatttatttatttatttacttataaccTTAGCAAACTGAACCAAACCTGAGCCTCAACTTATTTTAACAAGCTCGAAAAAAGCCAGTTAAATGAGTCAAGCCCATTCAACTAGTAGAACCAGTCAGCAACAATTCCATGCTTCCATGCATTATAACCTACAGCTTTTTCAATAAAATTAACCACTAGAAGACATGCTAAAGAGTTATATCTGGACCTGCTACTTGTGAACACCAGCATAAGTAATTATAGAAGGAATAGTCCCTCATCGAACTTCTCAGCTATTCTGACAGAGTCTGAGACCAGGTGCAATTCATGCTTACATGGACCCAGACCATAAACACAAAGTTTGTTTGCTGCATTTTGGCATATAATATAGCCATTATCAAGCATAGCTGTATAAATCCTGTCGTATACATTGATAACCCAGGCCAGTATGGATACAGTTCCAACATAAGTATCTAGACTAACAAATAGATAACTCATTTACCTTGTTAGTGTAAAAACCCCTTTACTGGGAGATCTCAGACCAGGTCAACCCATTAACTCAAAAGCAGAAGTATGCTTCGTCTGACAAGATTGATCAATACACCCATTAGATGCTCAATTCTTTTGATCAACATTACAATGCAGAAAAATACAAGTCTCAGAGTATCAGCAATACTAATGTTGCATAACATTCCCAAACCACATAGTGGTGGGAGCCTCATGCAATAGGTAACTTAAAAACAATTTTTACAACTAATTGATCACAGTCTCTTGATATTTTTCCAGAAGGGGAATAAATATTAGTCTACAAGTTTATCTAGAATCAACAGGATTTCAATACATATCACCTCCTCGATTCTTCAGATAAGAAATGAACTCAAAAGAGCATGAGGTACAGCTACCAAATCAAACCTGCCACAAACAAGGAGTTACATAACAATGTCTTTTGTTACAAGAGAAGCTTCAAAGGAAATTATTACAACTAGAATTTATGTACTAAACACCAAAAAACAATGTCTGATGTACCTGAGACCTCCTTGCCCAAATGACAGATTGCCAGAGATCACCAAAACTAAAGAATGGAGCTACAGCAATGCAACAGTGCCAAACCATGTGGACTGTTTTATTGATAAACATAAGAATTTAGTCTACAAAAAATACTTCATTCTGTCATCCCTCCTCATGGCATTGTATACAGCTTGGACCTGCAAAACCAATTAGAGTTGTGGATCAACAAATCATGCACccttaataaaaaaatcataaccagCTAACCAAAAATCATGAACCCAGCTAAAGGTAAAGCATACAAACAAAGATCTGCATGAAAGGAGAGGGGAGCATACCTGCTCACTAGAGACAACACGAATAGGCCCAATGTTTACGGACACATACTTGCCCCTCGAAGACAGTTTCTGAGTCACATGACCCTGTTCAGCAACCAATAAAATTATGGTTAGGTTTGTAACTGATGAACATGAGTATCATGAATAACAATAATGACCAGAAGTTGAGAGCTAGTATGTTTGGTAAGTTCAGTGGGAAAAAGAAACTACAAAGAAATATAACAAACTATATATATCAGCCTATAAATTTACTTGGACATGcagaaaaaaaaatctgcataTCATTACCAGCACTAGAGTAACTTCAGTTGTCAGGAAAAAAATTTGTTGTCATAAATGAACAATGAGTTACATTTTTGCAATTTTCAACAAAACCTCACCAACAAAGATGGCCAAGTTCCAGTTTTCTTGCTTGATTCTTATATCTACCTCATATAAAAGGTCATCAATTTATACATAAAGCAAAAGTTATTAATCTCCAAGACTCCAACCTATAGGAGAGGTCCAACTTTACAAATTGGCCTGGTATGATCTTCTAAAATGCAATTTATCCCCTGTCAACTAGAGATCCATGATCAATTGTTGCAGCATATTCTCCAATATATTGGATCTTCTTGTGCCTCACATACCAATCAGTTGACATCTACATTAATCTTATTCACACGAATTTTCAGAAATGGTGATACAGACAAATGGGAAGTGGAGCCTTTGCAGCATGAGTTCATTGAGGTTAGTgctttgaatttattttattcataaaatagttgtaaaaaaaaatcaaaagtaaatgaaaatatgaaaagggaCAAAAAGCAAAGACAGCAACTGGACAATGTCAGCAGCAGGGATGACATCAGAATATGTCCTATACTGCTTGCAGTTAAAAGTGACTTGTGAGCAACATCAAAAGCAAAGTCTGGGAATGGGTTTGAATAATGGTCCCTGCTTCTACGGAACAGCAAGCTACAAGACCATAGATAATAGACTCCTGTGACATACGGCTACTGGCAGCAGATCAACTTTCAAAATCAATTCCAGAGATTGCTTAGCTATCTGTTTGTTAAAAATTTAATAGGTAACAGACTTTAAAGTTTGCATTTAGAGTAACAGGTATAGATAATTGTGAAAGTATGGGCGCCCTTTAACCACGTCAAAGGGCAAAAGAATTTTTTAGAGCCATTATCCATGGTTATCCAC from Elaeis guineensis isolate ETL-2024a chromosome 9, EG11, whole genome shotgun sequence includes these protein-coding regions:
- the LOC105042117 gene encoding LOW QUALITY PROTEIN: arabinogalactan O-methyltransferase 2 (The sequence of the model RefSeq protein was modified relative to this genomic sequence to represent the inferred CDS: inserted 2 bases in 2 codons), whose product is MHSKNSIFVLFLILSTISFLRLFRFTSITTPPTLSSSPILSNSCASTNPMPVKRLARLSHAMKPYTRPPSEDILSLKEHQLLQNLITQRXPCNLLFFGLKAQFLDLAMLNAEGTTIFLEDDHEKLRTXKLKGMRVYLVKYNDKASEAYELLKHARTNPACTSQEGLLHKSHCKLALTGLPEIVCKRKWDVVVIDGPRGDQPEAPGRMGAIYTAAMIARSGKTTDVFVHDIDRMIEKWYSWEFLCHENLVSSKGNLWHFRIRGNSSSARFCPEAVPQIQ